A region of Streptomyces sp. NBC_01267 DNA encodes the following proteins:
- the ahcY gene encoding adenosylhomocysteinase translates to MTTDAITQDFKVADLSLAAFGRKEITLAEHEMPGLMSIRKEYAATQPLAGARVTGSLHMTVQTAVLIETLVALGAEVRWASCNIFSTQDHAAAAIAVGPKGTPEAPAGVPVFAWKGETLEEYWWCTEQALTWPNTPTGGPNMILDDGGDATLLVHKGVEFEKAGAAPDPATADSEEYSYILKLLNRTLGENPQKWTQLSSEIRGVTEETTTGVHRLYEMQRDGQLLFPAINVNDAVTKSKFDNKYGCRHSLIDGINRATDVLIGGKVAVVCGYGDVGKGCAESLRGQGARVIITEIDPICALQAAMDGFQVSTLDDVVSLADIFVTTTGNKDIIMATDMAKMKHQAIVGNIGHFDNEIDMAGLAKIPGIVKDEVKPQVHTWTFADGKTLIILSEGRLLNLGNATGHPSFVMSNSFADQTLAQIELFTKPSEYPTDVYVLPKHLDEKVARLHLDALGVKLTTLRPEQAAYIGVEVEGPYKSDHYRY, encoded by the coding sequence ATGACGACCGACGCCATCACCCAGGACTTCAAGGTCGCAGACCTTTCCCTGGCCGCCTTCGGGCGCAAGGAGATCACTCTCGCCGAGCACGAGATGCCCGGTCTGATGTCGATCCGCAAGGAGTACGCAGCGACGCAGCCGCTGGCCGGAGCCCGTGTCACCGGTTCGCTGCACATGACGGTGCAGACGGCGGTCCTGATCGAGACCCTGGTCGCCCTCGGCGCCGAGGTCCGCTGGGCCTCCTGCAACATCTTCTCCACCCAGGACCACGCCGCCGCGGCCATCGCGGTCGGGCCCAAGGGCACCCCGGAGGCCCCTGCGGGCGTCCCGGTCTTCGCCTGGAAGGGCGAAACGCTCGAAGAGTACTGGTGGTGCACGGAGCAGGCGCTGACCTGGCCGAACACCCCCACCGGCGGCCCGAACATGATCCTCGACGACGGTGGCGACGCCACCCTCCTCGTCCACAAGGGCGTCGAGTTCGAGAAGGCCGGAGCCGCCCCGGACCCGGCCACCGCGGACAGCGAGGAGTACAGCTACATCCTCAAGCTCCTCAACCGCACCCTCGGTGAGAACCCGCAGAAGTGGACCCAGCTGTCGTCCGAGATCCGCGGTGTCACCGAGGAGACCACGACCGGTGTCCACCGTCTGTACGAGATGCAGCGCGACGGGCAGCTCCTCTTCCCGGCGATCAACGTCAACGACGCGGTCACCAAGTCCAAGTTCGACAACAAGTACGGCTGCCGTCACTCCCTGATCGACGGCATCAACCGCGCCACGGACGTCCTCATCGGCGGCAAGGTCGCGGTCGTCTGCGGCTACGGCGACGTGGGCAAGGGCTGCGCGGAGTCCCTGCGCGGCCAGGGCGCCCGGGTGATCATCACCGAGATCGACCCGATCTGTGCCCTGCAGGCGGCCATGGACGGCTTCCAGGTCTCGACCCTCGACGATGTCGTTTCCCTCGCCGACATCTTCGTCACCACGACCGGCAACAAGGACATCATCATGGCCACGGACATGGCCAAGATGAAGCACCAGGCCATCGTGGGCAACATCGGCCACTTCGACAACGAGATCGACATGGCCGGCCTGGCCAAGATCCCGGGCATCGTCAAGGACGAGGTCAAGCCGCAGGTCCACACCTGGACGTTCGCCGACGGCAAGACGCTGATCATCCTCTCCGAGGGCCGCCTGCTGAACCTGGGCAACGCGACCGGCCACCCGTCGTTCGTGATGTCCAACTCGTTCGCGGACCAGACGCTGGCCCAGATCGAGCTGTTCACCAAGCCCTCTGAGTACCCGACCGACGTCTACGTGCTTCCCAAGCACCTCGACGAAAAGGTCGCCCGCCTCCACCTGGACGCCCTGGGAGTGAAGCTCACGACGCTCCGCCCCGAGCAGGCCGCCTACATCGGCGTCGAGGTCGAGGGCCCGTACAAGTCGGACCACTACCGCTACTGA
- a CDS encoding cation diffusion facilitator family transporter, which yields MSASGGTKAIVAALGANLAIAVAKFVAFLFSGSSSMLAESVHSLADSGNQGLLLLGGKKAQREATPQHPFGYGRERYIYAFLVSIVLFSVGGMFAVYEGYEKVKHPHSLDNWYWPVGVLVFAVIAEGLSFRTAIKESNQTRGDISWSQFIRRAKAPELPVVLLEDFGALIGLVLALAGVGLAVGTGNGVWDGIGTLCIGTLLILIALVLAAETKSLLLGESAGAEEVDKIKEAIVDHDTVTAVIHMRTLHLGPEELLVAAKIAVQHDDTATEVADAIDAAEARIRAAVPIARVIYLEPDIYSEAEAAAGNNPAATPGGPTPTPAH from the coding sequence ATGAGTGCGTCAGGTGGAACCAAGGCGATCGTGGCGGCGCTCGGCGCCAACCTCGCGATCGCGGTAGCTAAGTTCGTGGCGTTCCTCTTCAGTGGCTCGTCGTCGATGCTTGCCGAAAGCGTCCACTCGCTCGCCGACTCCGGCAACCAGGGACTGCTGCTGCTCGGCGGCAAGAAGGCCCAGCGCGAGGCCACCCCCCAACACCCCTTCGGCTACGGCCGGGAGCGGTACATCTACGCGTTCCTCGTCTCGATCGTGCTCTTCTCGGTCGGTGGCATGTTCGCGGTCTACGAGGGCTACGAGAAGGTCAAGCACCCGCATTCGCTGGACAACTGGTACTGGCCGGTGGGCGTCCTGGTCTTCGCGGTCATCGCGGAGGGCCTGTCCTTCCGTACGGCGATCAAGGAGTCCAACCAGACCCGCGGCGACATTTCCTGGTCCCAGTTCATCCGCCGCGCCAAGGCTCCCGAGCTGCCGGTCGTGCTGCTCGAAGACTTCGGCGCGCTGATCGGTCTGGTGCTGGCGCTGGCCGGTGTCGGACTGGCCGTCGGGACGGGCAACGGGGTCTGGGACGGCATCGGCACGCTCTGCATCGGCACGCTGCTGATCCTCATCGCGCTTGTCCTGGCGGCGGAGACCAAGTCGCTGCTGCTGGGTGAGTCGGCGGGCGCCGAGGAGGTCGACAAGATCAAGGAAGCCATCGTCGACCACGACACCGTCACCGCCGTGATCCACATGCGTACGCTCCACCTCGGCCCCGAGGAGTTGCTGGTCGCCGCCAAGATCGCGGTCCAGCACGACGACACGGCAACCGAGGTGGCCGACGCGATCGACGCCGCGGAGGCCCGCATCCGTGCCGCCGTCCCGATCGCGCGGGTGATCTACCTGGAACCGGACATCTACAGCGAGGCGGAAGCCGCGGCAGGGAACAACCCGGCGGCAACACCGGGCGGCCCCACGCCGACGCCGGCCCACTGA
- the manA gene encoding mannose-6-phosphate isomerase, class I, translating into MDRLANTVRPYAWGSTTAIPTLLGIAPTGEPQAEMWLGAHPGAPSRIDRGTGDHALSAVIDADPEAELGTPAVEKFGPRLPFLLKLLAAGAPLSLQVHPDLAQAKEGYADEERRHVPIDAPHRNYKDANHKPELICALTPFDGLCGFRTPAESADLLASLEVDSLEPYVDILRARPEEAALREVLTAVLTADPTEMKATVTEAAAAAERLGGALAPYASIAHHYPGDPGVIAAMLLNYVQLQPGEALFLGAGIPHAYLNGLGVEIMANSDNVLRCGLTPKHVDVPELLRIVRFEATEPGILRPEAAPDGEELYDTPIDEFRLSRYVRSEGSAPVRLPDATAQILLCTAGTPWAGELALAPGRSVFVPAGETVELTGPGTVFRATVVA; encoded by the coding sequence ATGGACCGCCTAGCCAACACCGTGCGCCCTTACGCCTGGGGCTCGACGACCGCCATCCCGACCCTCCTCGGCATCGCCCCCACCGGCGAACCGCAGGCGGAAATGTGGCTGGGGGCCCACCCCGGAGCCCCGTCCCGCATCGACCGCGGCACCGGCGACCACGCGCTGTCGGCGGTCATCGACGCGGACCCCGAGGCCGAACTGGGCACCCCGGCCGTCGAGAAGTTCGGCCCGCGCCTGCCGTTCCTCCTCAAGCTCCTGGCGGCCGGCGCACCGCTCTCCCTCCAGGTGCACCCCGACCTCGCACAGGCGAAGGAGGGCTACGCGGACGAGGAACGCCGGCACGTCCCGATCGACGCCCCGCACCGGAACTACAAGGACGCCAACCACAAGCCCGAACTGATCTGCGCCCTCACCCCGTTCGACGGCCTCTGCGGGTTCCGTACGCCCGCCGAGTCCGCCGATCTGCTCGCGTCCCTCGAAGTGGACTCGCTCGAACCGTACGTGGACATCCTGCGCGCCCGCCCCGAGGAGGCGGCCCTGCGCGAGGTCCTGACGGCCGTTCTGACCGCGGATCCCACCGAGATGAAGGCGACGGTCACCGAGGCCGCCGCCGCTGCCGAACGCCTCGGCGGTGCCCTCGCCCCGTACGCGTCGATCGCCCACCACTACCCGGGCGACCCGGGCGTCATCGCAGCGATGCTGCTCAACTACGTACAGCTGCAGCCCGGTGAGGCACTGTTCCTCGGAGCGGGCATCCCGCACGCCTACCTCAACGGCCTGGGTGTCGAGATCATGGCGAACTCGGACAATGTGCTGCGCTGCGGGCTGACCCCGAAGCACGTCGACGTCCCCGAACTGCTCCGCATCGTGCGCTTCGAGGCGACCGAGCCGGGCATCCTGCGCCCCGAGGCGGCGCCGGACGGCGAGGAGTTGTACGACACCCCGATCGACGAGTTCCGGCTCTCCCGCTACGTACGCTCCGAAGGGTCCGCACCGGTCCGGCTCCCGGACGCCACCGCCCAGATCCTGCTCTGCACGGCAGGCACCCCCTGGGCGGGCGAACTCGCCCTCGCACCCGGCAGGTCGGTGTTCGTCCCGGCGGGCGAAACCGTCGAGCTGACGGGACCGGGCACGGTCTTTCGCGCGACCGTCGTGGCCTGA
- a CDS encoding SIS domain-containing protein has translation MLDESLLDAPEALARADRRGLLRGAAEAGARVRTAARLAAEAGLADLEPEGRPRAVLVAGAGAAATGVADVVAALAGAAAPVTRLRPTGVAPAAGALRWALPGWTGPVDLLLIATADGTEPGLALLAEQAYRRGCTVVAVAPRRTPLTTAVDGAHGLVVPMATAPYEEGAEVPFTAVGPGALWALLTPLLVLLDRVGLVGAPPETLQHLADRLDSTAERCGPAIATYNNPAKTLASELADSLPLIWTEGTAAAPAGRRFAAVLTELAGRPALAAELPEALPSHGALLVGPFAGDADPEDFFRDRVDDPQALHARVVLLRDRPAGGLTAAPAAREIALAQDTPISELEPEEGSELEALAELLAVTDFAAAYLALASA, from the coding sequence ATGCTCGACGAGTCGTTGCTCGACGCCCCGGAAGCCCTGGCACGAGCCGACCGCCGCGGACTCCTCCGCGGCGCAGCCGAGGCCGGAGCCCGCGTCCGTACCGCCGCCCGGCTCGCCGCCGAAGCGGGCCTCGCGGACCTGGAACCGGAGGGCCGCCCCCGAGCCGTACTCGTCGCGGGAGCCGGCGCCGCCGCGACCGGTGTGGCCGATGTGGTGGCCGCACTGGCCGGGGCCGCCGCTCCGGTCACCCGGCTGCGCCCGACCGGCGTGGCCCCGGCCGCGGGCGCGCTGCGCTGGGCGCTCCCCGGCTGGACGGGCCCGGTGGACCTGCTGCTCATCGCCACCGCGGACGGTACGGAACCGGGCCTCGCGCTCCTCGCCGAGCAGGCCTACCGCCGGGGCTGCACCGTCGTCGCCGTCGCGCCGCGCCGCACCCCGCTGACCACGGCGGTCGACGGGGCGCACGGCCTTGTCGTACCGATGGCGACGGCTCCGTACGAGGAAGGGGCCGAGGTGCCGTTCACCGCGGTCGGCCCCGGCGCCCTGTGGGCGCTGCTCACCCCGCTGCTGGTCCTGCTCGACCGCGTGGGCCTGGTCGGCGCACCGCCCGAGACCCTCCAGCACCTGGCCGACCGCCTCGACAGCACGGCGGAACGCTGCGGACCGGCCATCGCGACCTACAACAACCCGGCCAAGACCCTCGCCTCCGAACTCGCCGACTCCCTGCCGCTCATCTGGACGGAGGGCACGGCCGCGGCGCCGGCCGGCCGCCGCTTCGCGGCCGTACTGACCGAGCTGGCAGGGCGGCCCGCGCTGGCCGCCGAACTGCCCGAGGCGCTCCCCTCGCACGGCGCTCTGCTCGTCGGACCGTTCGCGGGCGACGCCGACCCCGAGGACTTCTTCCGCGACCGGGTGGACGACCCGCAGGCGCTGCACGCCCGCGTGGTCCTGCTCCGGGACCGCCCGGCGGGCGGCCTGACCGCTGCGCCCGCGGCCCGCGAGATCGCCCTCGCCCAGGACACGCCGATCAGCGAACTCGAACCGGAGGAGGGCAGCGAACTCGAAGCTCTCGCCGAGCTCCTCGCGGTCACGGACTTCGCCGCCGCCTACCTGGCCCTCGCCTCGGCCTGA
- a CDS encoding Trm112 family protein yields the protein MPLEAGLLEILACPVCHAPFDDRSAAEENPELICTGKECGLAYPVRDGIPVLLVDEARRPA from the coding sequence ATGCCGCTCGAAGCCGGTCTCCTGGAGATCCTTGCCTGCCCCGTCTGCCACGCACCGTTCGACGACCGGTCGGCGGCCGAGGAGAACCCCGAGCTGATCTGCACCGGTAAGGAATGCGGCCTCGCGTACCCCGTGCGGGACGGCATCCCCGTACTCCTCGTCGACGAGGCCCGCCGCCCCGCGTAA
- a CDS encoding phosphomannomutase/phosphoglucomutase: MAGAVDLSQVVKAYDVRGVVPDQWDESLAELFGAAFVQVTDASAIVVGHDMRPSSPGLSGAFARGAASRGADVTLIGLCSTDQLYFASGQLDLPGAMFTASHNPARYNGIKMCRAGASPVGQDTGLTEIRTLVETWSATGAPAAAATAGTVTERDTLKEYAAHLLSLVDLSAIRPLKVVVDAGNGMGGHTVPTVLAPLPLEVVPLYFELDGTFPNHEANPLDPANLVDLQAKVRETGADLGLAFDGDADRCFVVDERGEGVSPSVITALVAARELAKHPGGTVIHNLITSWSVPEVVRENGGTPVRTRVGHSFIKQQMAGTGAIFGGEHSAHYYFKEFWNADTGMLAALHVLAALGTQPGTLSDLVAQYDRYTGSGEINSTVTDQTATTARVRETYEQLDGVTLDDLDGLTVTSADWWFNLRPSNTEPLLRLNVEAREPATMAKVRDEVLRLVRGDA; encoded by the coding sequence GTGGCTGGTGCTGTCGATTTGTCGCAGGTCGTGAAGGCGTACGACGTACGGGGGGTCGTGCCCGATCAGTGGGACGAGTCACTGGCCGAACTCTTCGGCGCCGCCTTCGTGCAGGTGACGGACGCATCGGCGATCGTCGTCGGCCACGACATGCGCCCCTCGTCCCCCGGCCTGTCCGGAGCCTTCGCGCGCGGGGCCGCGTCCCGTGGCGCCGACGTCACGCTCATCGGCCTGTGCTCGACGGATCAGCTGTACTTCGCCTCCGGCCAACTCGACCTGCCCGGAGCGATGTTCACCGCCTCGCACAACCCCGCCCGGTACAACGGCATCAAGATGTGCCGGGCCGGAGCCTCGCCGGTGGGACAGGACACCGGGCTGACGGAGATCCGGACGCTGGTCGAGACATGGTCGGCGACGGGCGCCCCGGCCGCTGCCGCCACCGCGGGAACCGTCACCGAACGCGACACGTTGAAGGAGTACGCGGCCCACCTCCTCTCCCTGGTCGACCTCTCGGCGATCCGCCCGCTGAAGGTCGTCGTGGACGCGGGCAACGGCATGGGCGGGCACACGGTCCCCACCGTCCTGGCACCGCTCCCGCTCGAAGTGGTCCCGCTGTACTTCGAGCTGGACGGCACCTTCCCCAACCACGAGGCCAACCCCCTGGACCCGGCCAACCTGGTGGACCTCCAGGCGAAGGTCCGCGAGACGGGTGCCGACCTGGGCCTGGCCTTCGACGGCGACGCGGACCGTTGCTTCGTCGTCGACGAGCGCGGCGAGGGCGTGTCCCCGTCGGTCATCACGGCCCTGGTGGCCGCCCGCGAGCTGGCCAAGCACCCCGGCGGCACCGTGATCCACAACCTGATCACCTCCTGGTCCGTCCCCGAGGTGGTCCGCGAGAACGGCGGCACCCCGGTGCGCACCCGGGTCGGCCACTCCTTCATCAAGCAGCAGATGGCCGGCACCGGCGCGATCTTCGGCGGCGAGCACTCGGCCCACTACTACTTCAAGGAATTCTGGAACGCGGACACCGGGATGCTCGCCGCCCTGCACGTCCTGGCGGCCCTGGGCACCCAGCCCGGCACCCTCTCCGACCTGGTCGCCCAGTACGACCGCTACACCGGCTCGGGCGAGATCAACTCCACCGTCACCGACCAGACGGCGACCACGGCGCGGGTGCGAGAGACGTACGAGCAGTTGGACGGCGTCACCCTGGACGACCTGGACGGCCTCACCGTGACCTCGGCCGACTGGTGGTTCAACCTCCGCCCCTCCAACACCGAGCCGCTGCTGCGACTGAACGTGGAGGCCCGGGAACCGGCCACGATGGCGAAGGTGCGGGACGAGGTGCTGCGGCTGGTGCGCGGGGATGCCTGA
- a CDS encoding DUF3499 domain-containing protein, which translates to MSPVRRCSRTACGRPAVATLTYVYADSTAVLGPLATYAEPHCYDLCAEHSERLTAPRGWEVVRLTDGSTPARPSGDDLEALANAVREAARPHERTPEPGSTARSANPVEAGRRGHLRVLRSPES; encoded by the coding sequence GTGAGCCCTGTACGTCGCTGTTCTCGCACTGCGTGCGGCCGCCCTGCCGTCGCGACGCTGACGTACGTCTACGCCGACTCGACCGCGGTCCTCGGCCCGCTCGCCACCTATGCCGAGCCCCACTGCTACGACCTGTGCGCCGAGCACAGTGAGCGGCTGACCGCTCCGCGCGGCTGGGAGGTCGTCCGTCTCACCGACGGCTCCACCCCCGCCCGGCCCAGCGGTGACGATCTCGAAGCCCTCGCCAACGCCGTACGGGAAGCCGCCCGGCCGCACGAGCGCACCCCCGAGCCCGGCAGCACCGCCCGCTCCGCCAACCCGGTCGAGGCCGGCCGCCGCGGCCATCTCCGGGTACTGCGCTCACCGGAATCCTGA
- a CDS encoding metallopeptidase family protein yields the protein MDNSLPPPPAEPRPRRRDRHGRGMRGPVAPPQVPLSTSRADSFRDLVQDSVERLERRWPQLAEVDFLVLDVPRTEIGDDPDSWPSDVSVPLGNAISAEKNRPAQIVVYRRPVEIRTKNRDERALLVHEIVVEQVAELLGLAPESVDPRYGQD from the coding sequence ATGGACAACTCCCTACCGCCCCCGCCCGCCGAGCCCCGGCCGCGCCGTCGCGACCGGCACGGCCGGGGAATGCGCGGGCCCGTCGCCCCGCCCCAGGTTCCGCTCTCCACCAGTCGCGCGGATTCCTTCCGCGATCTGGTGCAGGACTCCGTGGAGCGCCTCGAACGCCGCTGGCCGCAGCTGGCCGAGGTCGATTTCCTGGTGCTGGACGTGCCCCGTACCGAGATCGGCGACGACCCCGACTCGTGGCCCAGCGATGTGTCCGTCCCGCTCGGCAACGCGATCTCGGCTGAAAAGAACCGGCCCGCGCAGATCGTCGTCTACCGGCGGCCCGTCGAGATCCGTACCAAGAACCGCGACGAGCGGGCACTGCTGGTGCACGAGATCGTCGTCGAGCAGGTGGCCGAACTGCTCGGCCTGGCGCCGGAGTCGGTCGATCCGCGGTACGGGCAGGACTGA
- a CDS encoding DUF5719 family protein: MNRTALALAAAVAALAAVTGFASVSAPSGSTAGAKTAARLPVERSSLVCPVPSTSDVAETTYTAFTPAGKGGGAAGTAQLLPSVTGPGTDAKKPEKGKKGGPAGTEKPVVSLKEPGKPVTDKESGGDSPALIGSADGLLAPGWTAQQTTTVDVGGSRGVLGTNCTPPDTDFWFPGAGTSTGRQDYVHLTNPDDSAAVVDIELYGKDGVIKSDVGEGITVPARSTVPVLLSTLAPHPTENLTAHVTTRTGRVGAVVQSMDDKLGSDWIPASAAPARRLVLPGIPADATSVRLVAFTPGSDDVDLKVQLAAADGTITPAGHETLHLKSGMTAAADLADVTRGAAGSLVLSQSGNGKAPVVAALRVVRGKGTKQEVAFIPATAAVGERSSVADNRSKGSVLSLAAPFATAKVKVTSSAGSEGGQPVVKTYTVKGGTTLAVKPEVPAGLKGSYALTVEPEPGGGQVYAARTLELPLDGVPMFTVQTLPDDRGTVSVPQAKQDLTLLGN; encoded by the coding sequence GTGAACCGCACCGCCCTCGCCCTCGCCGCGGCCGTCGCCGCCCTCGCGGCCGTCACCGGATTCGCCTCCGTCAGCGCCCCGTCGGGCAGCACGGCCGGGGCGAAGACAGCCGCGCGGCTGCCCGTCGAGCGCTCCAGCCTGGTCTGTCCCGTGCCCAGCACCTCCGACGTGGCAGAGACGACGTACACCGCCTTCACCCCGGCGGGGAAGGGCGGCGGAGCGGCCGGTACCGCCCAGCTGCTGCCGTCCGTGACCGGCCCCGGGACGGACGCGAAGAAGCCCGAGAAGGGCAAGAAGGGCGGACCGGCGGGCACGGAGAAGCCCGTCGTGTCGCTCAAGGAGCCCGGCAAGCCGGTCACCGACAAGGAATCGGGCGGTGACTCCCCGGCCCTCATCGGCTCGGCCGACGGCCTGCTGGCTCCCGGCTGGACCGCCCAGCAGACCACGACCGTCGACGTCGGCGGCTCGCGCGGAGTGCTCGGCACCAACTGCACGCCGCCCGACACGGACTTCTGGTTCCCCGGCGCCGGCACGTCCACCGGCCGTCAGGACTACGTCCACCTCACCAACCCGGACGACAGCGCGGCCGTCGTCGACATCGAGCTGTACGGCAAGGACGGCGTCATCAAGTCCGATGTGGGGGAGGGCATCACGGTTCCGGCCAGGTCGACGGTCCCCGTGCTGCTCTCGACGCTCGCGCCCCACCCCACCGAGAACCTCACCGCCCATGTCACCACCCGTACCGGCCGGGTCGGCGCGGTGGTGCAGTCCATGGACGACAAGCTCGGCAGCGACTGGATTCCCGCGTCGGCCGCCCCGGCGCGCAGGCTGGTGCTCCCCGGCATCCCCGCGGACGCCACCTCCGTACGGCTGGTGGCCTTCACACCCGGCTCGGACGACGTGGACCTGAAGGTCCAACTGGCCGCCGCCGACGGCACGATCACCCCGGCGGGCCACGAGACACTGCACCTCAAGTCGGGCATGACCGCCGCCGCCGACCTGGCGGACGTCACCCGGGGCGCCGCGGGATCGCTGGTGCTCTCCCAGTCCGGCAACGGCAAGGCGCCCGTGGTGGCCGCCCTGCGCGTGGTGCGCGGCAAGGGAACCAAGCAGGAGGTCGCCTTCATCCCGGCGACCGCGGCGGTGGGGGAGCGGTCCTCGGTGGCCGACAACCGCTCCAAGGGCTCGGTGCTCTCGCTGGCCGCGCCGTTCGCCACGGCGAAGGTGAAGGTCACGTCGTCGGCGGGCAGCGAAGGCGGGCAGCCGGTCGTCAAGACGTACACGGTCAAGGGCGGGACGACGCTCGCGGTGAAGCCCGAAGTACCGGCCGGGCTCAAGGGTTCGTACGCGCTGACGGTGGAGCCCGAGCCGGGCGGCGGCCAGGTCTACGCGGCGCGCACGCTCGAACTCCCCCTCGACGGCGTCCCGATGTTCACCGTGCAGACCCTCCCCGACGACCGGGGGACGGTCTCCGTACCGCAGGCGAAGCAGGACCTGACGCTGCTCGGCAACTAG